The region AGTCGTATGTACGGCTTGGAGGGAGATCTTTCCTATCTTTCGAGATCCACCCTACAATAtggggtcaaaaagccaaaaaaataagtGATTTTAGCCCTTATAAAAAGAAAACGGATTCTTGAACCTCTTTCACGCTCATGTCACGTCGAGGTACTGCAGAAAAAAGAACTGCAAAATCCGATCCAATTTTTCGTAATCGATTAGTTAACATGGTGGTTAACCGTATTATGAAagacggaaaaaaatcattggctTATCAAATTCTCTATCGAGCCGTGAAAAAGATTCAACAAAAGACAGAAACAAATCCACTATTGGTTTTACGTCAAGCAATACGTAGAGTAACTCCCAATATAGGAGTAAAAACAAGACGTAATAAAAAAGGATCGACGCGGAAAGTTCCGATTGAAATAGGATCTAAACAAGGAAGAGCACTTGCCATTCGTTGGTTATTAGAAGCATCCCAAAAGCGTCCGGGTCGAAATATGGCTTTCAAATTAAGTTCCGAATTAGTAGATGCTGCCAAAGGGAGTGGGGGTGCCATACGCAAAAAGGAAGCGACTCATAGAATGGCAGAGGCAAATAGAGCTCTTGCACATTTTCGTTAATCCATGAACAGAATCTATGTATGTAGACACATGGATCCGTACATCTCGATCGGAAAAGAATCAATAGAAGGAGAATCGGACGATATCTTTCTCGaaacaaacaaaaaggaaaagaaagagaaaacagaaatcatgatcaactaagccctctcgagggcttgcttaagaataagaaagaagaatcttATGGAAATAGCATGGAATAAGGTTTGATCCTATTCATGGGGATTCCGTAAATATCCCATTTCAAAAATCGAAACAATCGGGACTTTTCGGAGATTGGATGCAGTTACTAATTCATGATCTGGCATGTACAGAATGAAAACTTCATTCTCGATTCTACGAGAATTTTTATGAAAGCGTTTCATTTGCTTCTCTTCAATGGAAGTTTCATTTTCCCAGAATGTATCCTAATTTTTGGCCTAATTCTTCTTCTGATGATCGATTCAACCTCTGATCAAAAAGATAGACCTTGGTTCTATTTCATCTCTTCAACAAGTTTAGTAATAAGCATAACGGCCCTATTGTTCCGATGGAGAGAAGAACCTATAATTAGCTTTTCGGGAAATTTCCAAACGAACAATTTCAACGAAATCTTTCAATTTCTCATTTTATTATGTTCAACTTTATGTATTCCTCTATCCgtagagtacattgaatgtacagaAATGGCTATAACAGAGTTTCTGTTATTCGTATTAACAGCTACTCTAGGGGGAATGTTTTTATGTGGTGCTAACGATTTAATAACTATCTTTGTAGCTCCAGAATGTTTCAGTTTATGTTCCTACCTATTGTCTGGATATACCAAGAGAGATCTACGGTCTAATGAGGCTACTATGAAATATTTACTCATGGGTGGGGCAAGCTCTTCTATTCTGGTTCATGGTTTCTCTTGGCTATATGGTTCATCTGGGGGGGAGATCGAGCTTCAAGAAATTGTGAACGGTCTTATCAATACACAAATGTATAACTCCCCAGGAATTTCAATTGCGCTTATATCCATCACTGTAGGACTTGGGTTCAAGCTTTCCCCAGCCCCTTTTCATCAATGGACTCCTGACGTCTACGAAGGAGTGTGGTTCGTTCGACAAATTCCTACCTCTATATCTATCTCTGAGGTGTTTGGGTTTTGCAAAACTCCATAGA is a window of Hordeum vulgare subsp. vulgare unplaced genomic scaffold, MorexV3_pseudomolecules_assembly, whole genome shotgun sequence DNA encoding:
- the LOC123421458 gene encoding NAD(P)H-quinone oxidoreductase subunit 2 B, chloroplastic-like, producing MIWHVQNENFILDSTRIFMKAFHLLLFNGSFIFPECILIFGLILLLMIDSTSDQKDRPWFYFISSTSLVISITALLFRWREEPIISFSGNFQTNNFNEIFQFLILLCSTLCIPLSVEYIECTEMAITEFLLFVLTATLGGMFLCGANDLITIFVAPECFSLCSYLLSGYTKRDLRSNEATMKYLLMGGASSSILVHGFSWLYGSSGGEIELQEIVNGLINTQMYNSPGISIALISITVGLGFKLSPAPFHQWTPDVYEGVWFVRQIPTSISISEVFGFCKTP